The following coding sequences are from one Lycium ferocissimum isolate CSIRO_LF1 chromosome 3, AGI_CSIRO_Lferr_CH_V1, whole genome shotgun sequence window:
- the LOC132049409 gene encoding nuclear transcription factor Y subunit A-10-like isoform X1, with protein MTMIFTKGSEGVVQNPYATSLSSTAPWWDTTEFNISSGNYYITKKKAEKLSNAVSMQPYNMDYQGHFELGFAQPLGRIMLPLNLTSDEGPIFVNAMQYHGILRRRKLRAKEMENKLLKPRKPSLHHSRHLHAMRRHRGAGGRFLNTRKTNGSTNDDTNDILMASKWGSAVADSFCNLKI; from the exons atgacCATGATATTTACCAAAGGGAGTGAAGGAGTTGTCCAAAATCCCTATGCAACTTCATTGTCCAGTACTGCACCTTGGTGGGACACTACTGAATTCAATATTTCCTCTGGTAATTATTATATTACGAAA aaaaaggcAGAAAAGCTTTCAAATGCTGTTTCTATGCAACCATATAATATGGACTATCAAGGACACTTTGAGCTAGGATTTGCCCAGCCCCTG GGCCGGATTATGCTACCATTGAATTTGACCTCTGATGAAGGTCCAATATTTGTCAATGCCATGCAGTATCATGGTATACTTAGGCGTCGAAAGCTTCGTGCAAAGGAAATGGAGAATAAATTACTTAAACCACGCAAG CCGTCCTTGCACCACTCACGCCATCTTCATGCCATGCGCCGACATAGGGGAGCTGGTGGCCGTTTCTTGAACACGAGGAAGACGAACGGAAGTACCAATGATGATACCAATGATATTCTCATGGCCAGTAAGTGGGGTTCTGCAGTAGCAGATAGCTTCTGCAACCtcaaaatttga
- the LOC132049409 gene encoding nuclear transcription factor Y subunit A-10-like isoform X3 — protein MTMIFTKGSEGVVQNPYATSLSSTAPWWDTTEFNISSEKAEKLSNAVSMQPYNMDYQGHFELGFAQPLILKGRILLPLNLTSDEGPIFVNAKQYHGILKRRKFRAKEMENKLLKPRKPFLHLSRHLHAMRRPRGGGGRFLNTRKTNGSSR, from the exons atgacCATGATATTTACCAAAGGGAGTGAAGGAGTTGTCCAAAATCCCTATGCAACTTCATTGTCCAGTACTGCACCTTGGTGGGACACTACTGAATTCAATATTTCCTCTG aaaaggcAGAAAAGCTTTCAAATGCTGTTTCTATGCAACCATATAATATGGACTATCAAGGACACTTTGAGCTAGGATTTGCCCAGCCCCTG ATTTTGAAGGGCCGGATTCTGCTACCATTGAATTTGACCTCTGATGAAGGTCCAATATTTGTCAATGCCAAGCAGTATCATGGTATACTTAAGCGTCGAAAGTTTCGTGCAAAGGAAATGGAGAATAAATTACTTAAACCGCGCAAG CCGTTCTTGCACCTCTCACGCCATCTCCATGCCATGCGTCGACCTAGGGGAGGTGGTGGCCGCTTCTTGAACACGAGGAAGACGAACGGAAGCAGCAGATAA
- the LOC132049409 gene encoding nuclear transcription factor Y subunit A-10-like isoform X2 — translation MQLHCPVLHLGGTLLNSIFPLTLNHVIPNFQKKAEKLSNAVSMQPYNMDYQGHFELGFAQPLGRIMLPLNLTSDEGPIFVNAMQYHGILRRRKLRAKEMENKLLKPRKPSLHHSRHLHAMRRHRGAGGRFLNTRKTNGSTNDDTNDILMASKWGSAVADSFCNLKI, via the exons ATGCAACTTCATTGTCCAGTACTGCACCTTGGTGGGACACTACTGAATTCAATATTTCCTCTG ACTCTCAATCATGTGATtccaaattttcagaaaaaggcAGAAAAGCTTTCAAATGCTGTTTCTATGCAACCATATAATATGGACTATCAAGGACACTTTGAGCTAGGATTTGCCCAGCCCCTG GGCCGGATTATGCTACCATTGAATTTGACCTCTGATGAAGGTCCAATATTTGTCAATGCCATGCAGTATCATGGTATACTTAGGCGTCGAAAGCTTCGTGCAAAGGAAATGGAGAATAAATTACTTAAACCACGCAAG CCGTCCTTGCACCACTCACGCCATCTTCATGCCATGCGCCGACATAGGGGAGCTGGTGGCCGTTTCTTGAACACGAGGAAGACGAACGGAAGTACCAATGATGATACCAATGATATTCTCATGGCCAGTAAGTGGGGTTCTGCAGTAGCAGATAGCTTCTGCAACCtcaaaatttga
- the LOC132049409 gene encoding nuclear transcription factor Y subunit A-4-like isoform X4 → MQLHCPVLHLGGTLLNSIFPLTLNHVIPNFQKKAEKLSNAVSMQPYNMDYQGHFELGFAQPLILKGRILLPLNLTSDEGPIFVNAKQYHGILKRRKFRAKEMENKLLKPRKPFLHLSRHLHAMRRPRGGGGRFLNTRKTNGSSR, encoded by the exons ATGCAACTTCATTGTCCAGTACTGCACCTTGGTGGGACACTACTGAATTCAATATTTCCTCTG ACTCTCAATCATGTGATtccaaattttcagaaaaaggcAGAAAAGCTTTCAAATGCTGTTTCTATGCAACCATATAATATGGACTATCAAGGACACTTTGAGCTAGGATTTGCCCAGCCCCTG ATTTTGAAGGGCCGGATTCTGCTACCATTGAATTTGACCTCTGATGAAGGTCCAATATTTGTCAATGCCAAGCAGTATCATGGTATACTTAAGCGTCGAAAGTTTCGTGCAAAGGAAATGGAGAATAAATTACTTAAACCGCGCAAG CCGTTCTTGCACCTCTCACGCCATCTCCATGCCATGCGTCGACCTAGGGGAGGTGGTGGCCGCTTCTTGAACACGAGGAAGACGAACGGAAGCAGCAGATAA
- the LOC132049412 gene encoding syntaxin-121-like: MNDLFSGSFSRFRNEDQSPNQESPGIQMKQTGGHVNLDKFFEDVEAIKDELKDLENLHSQLHNSHEQSKTLHNAKTVKDLRTKMDNDVSIALKKAKFIKVRLEALDRSNAANRSVPGCGPGSSSDRTRTSVVNGLRKKLQESMNQFNELRQRMASEYRETVQRRYYTVTGENPDEGTLDNLISTGQSETFLQKAIQEQGRGQVMDTVMEIQERHEATKELERNLKELHQVFLDMAVLVESQGVQLDDIESQVNRANSFVRGGAQQLEVARKHQKSSRKWTCIAIIILLIIILVVVLSLQPWKK; this comes from the exons ATGAATGATCTATTCTCAGGATCTTTCTCCCGTTTCAGAAATGAAGATCAGTCACCAAATCAAGAATCCCCTGGTATACAAATGAAACAAACAGGTGGTCATGTCAATCTTGACAAATTCTTTGAAGATGTAGAAGCCATTAAAGATGAGCTTAAAGATCTTGAAAACCTTCACTCCCAACTCCACAATTCACATGAACAAAGCAAGACTTTACACAATGCTAAAACTGTTAAAGATCTCAGAACCAAAATGGATAACGATGTTTCCATAGCTTTGAAGAAAGCCAAGTTCATCAAAGTGAGATTAGAGGCATTAGATAGATCTAATGCTGCTAATAGAAGTGTACCTGGTTGtggacctggaagttcatctgatAGAACAAGAACTTCTGTTGTGAATGGATTGAGGAAAAAACTTCAAGAATCTATGAATCAGTTCAATGAACTAAGGCAAAGAATGGCATCTGAGTATAGAGAAACTGTTCAGAGAAG GTACTACACGGTGACGGGAGAAAATCCAGATGAAGGTACACTGGATAATCTGATATCTACTGGTCAAAGTGAGACATTTTTGCAGAAAGCAATACAAGAGCAAGGAAGAGGGCAAGTAATGGACACTGTTatggaaattcaagaaaggcaTGAAGCTACGAAGGAATTAGAGAGGAATCTGAAAGAACTGCACCAAGTTTTCTTGGACATGGCTGTTTTAGTGGAAAGTCAAGGAGTTCAACTAGATGATATTGAAAGTCAAGTCAACAGAGCCAATTCATTTGTGAGAGGTGGGGCTCAGCAACTTGAGGTAGCAAGAAAGCACCagaaaagttcaagaaagtggACTTGTATTGCCATTATTATTTTGCTGATTATTATCTTGGTGGTGGTTCTTTCCCTTCAACCATGGAAGAAATGA
- the LOC132049410 gene encoding pentatricopeptide repeat-containing protein At5g65560, whose product MIQWTALPLHTPFPFRSGQSSISLFFSFIKSFPFSISSSIQEQSQSQPPIEHQLLNLLSHPNWQKHPSLNTLIPSLSSSNLSLFLSQNPNLNPHIALSFFNYLSHHPSFKLNVQSYVPLLRILISNKLFRVAEKTRLSMIKSCVTPEDVVFVMGFVLDMNKCSDGLSFKLNGWAYNTLLMSLSRFVMVDEMKCVYNEMLNDMIKPDIYTFNTMINGYCKMGNVVEAEVYLSKILQAGLSPDTHTYTSFILGHCRKKDLNSAFKVFREMSKKGCRRNVVSYNNLIHGLCETRRIDDAMKLFLEMGEDFCSPNVRTYTVLIDALCRLDRREEGLCLFNEMKEKGCEPNVHTYTVLVDGLCKDSKLDEARKLLSLMSEKGLVPSVVTYNALIDGYCKKGLVDVALDIFHMMMESNNCVPNVRTYNELISGFCRTKKVHKAMSLLDKMLERKLSPSNVTFNLLVHGQCKEGEIDNAFRLLRLMEENGLAPDEWTYGTLVDGLCERGRLEEANTVFSSLKEKGIKVNVTVYTALIDGHCKAEKVDFALTLFKKMIEEGCSPNACTYNVLINGLCKQGKQLEAAQLLERMKESGVEPTIESYSILIEQLLKECAFDHADKVFSLMVSRGHKPDVCIYTSFLVAYYNEGKLKEAEDVMAKMEEVGVRPDLMAYTVMIDGYGRSGLLNRAFDMLKCMFEAGYEPSGYTYSVLIKHLSQGGLDLNIADVWKVVKYETLLKLLDKMGEHGCPPNTNVFSSLAIGLCREGRLEEASRLVDHMQSCGMSSCEDIYTSMVNCCCKLRMYEDAARFLGTMLTQGFLPRLESYKLLICGLYDDGNNDKAKAIFFRLLDCGYNNDEVAWKLLIDGLLKRGLVDRCSELLDIMEKNGSRLSSQTYSLLLEGLDRTDNK is encoded by the coding sequence ATGATACAATGGACTGCTTTACCTTTGCATACTCCATTCCCATTTCGTTCAGGTCAGTCATCAAtctcacttttcttttctttcatcaaATCTTTCCCATTTTCCATCTCTTCTTCAATCCAAGAACAATCACAATCACAACCCCCCATTGAACACCAACTCCTCAATCTCCTTTCACATCCAAATTGGCAAAAACACCCTTCTTTAAACACTCTTATTCCTTCACTTTCCTCTTCAAATCTTTCCCTTTTCCTCTCACAAAACCCTAATCTTAATCCCCATATtgccctttctttctttaattacCTTTCCCATCACCCTTCTTTCAAACTCAATGTTCAATCTTACGTACCCCTTTTACGTATTTTAATTTCCAATAAGCTTTTTCGGGTTGCAGAAAAAACCCGACTTTCTATGATTAAATCATGTGTAACACCTGAAGATGTTGTTTTTGTTATGGGTTTTGTGTTAGATATGAATAAATGTAGTGATGGGTTGAGTTTTAAGCTTAATGGGTGGGCTTATAATACCTTATTGATGTCGTTATCGCGATTCGTTATGGTTGATGAGATGAAATGTGTGTATAATGAGATGTTGAATGATATGATTAAGCCTGATATTTATACTTTTAATACAATGATTAATGGTTATTGTAAAATGGGTAATGTTGTTGAAGCTGAGGTTTATTTGAGTAAGATCTTGCAAGCTGGTTTGAGTCCCGATACACATACTTATACGTCGTTTATTTTGGGGCATTGTAGGAAAAAGGATTTGAATAGTGCTTTTAAGGTTTTTAGGGAAATGTCGAAAAAGGGTTGTCGAAGGAATGTGGTTTCGTATAATAATTTGATTCATGGGTTGTGTGAAACGAGGAGGATTGATGATGCTATGAAGTTGTTTTTGGAAATGGGAGAGGATTTTTGTTCGCCTAATGTTAGGACTTACACGGTTCTTATTGATGCATTGTGTCGATTGGATAGGAGGGAAGAAGGGTTGTGTTTGTTTAatgaaatgaaggagaaaggCTGTGAGCCGAATGTTCATACTTATACTGTTCTCGTCGATGGTTTGTGTAAAGACTCAAAGCTGGATGAAGCAAGAAAGTTATTAAGTTTGATGTCGGAAAAAGGGTTAGTTCCGAGTGTAGTGACGTACAATGCTTTGATTGATGGATACTGTAAGAAAGGTTTGGTTGATGTTGCATTAGATATTTTTCACATGATGATGGAATCGAATAATTGTGTCCCAAATGTACGTACGTACAATGAATTGATTTCTGGCTTTTGTAGGACGAAAAAAGTGCATAAGGCAATGTCGTTACTTGATAAGATGCTTGAGCGTAAATTGTCTCCTAGTAACGTCACTTTTAACTTGTTAGTTCATGGACAGTGTAAAGAGGGTGAAATAGATAATGCATTTAGGTTGCTTAGATTGATGGAGGAGAACGGTTTGGCTCCTGATGAGTGGACTTATGGTACTCTAGTTGATGGCTTATGTGAAAGAGGTAGACTTGAAGAAGCTAATACCGTTTTTAGTTCTCTGAAAGAGAAGGGTATAAAGGTTAATGTTACAGTGTACACTGCTCTAATTGATGGACATTGTAAGGCTGAAAAAGTTGATTTTGCCTTGACATTGTTTAAGAAAATGATTGAGGAAGGTTGCTCCCCAAACGCATGTACTTATAATGTGCTGATTAACGGGTTATGTAAACAGGGTAAGCAGCTAGAAGCAGCCCAATTACTTGAAAGGATGAAAGAAAGTGGTGTTGAACCTACAATTGAATCCTATAGTATCTTGATTGAGCAACTACTAAAAGAATGTGCCTTTGACCATGCAGACAAAGTTTTTAGTTTAATGGTTTCTAGGGGACACAAGCCTGATGTCTGCATTTACACTTCCTTTCTTGTTGCATATTACAATGAAGGGAAATTGAAAGAAGCAGAAGATGTGATGGCTAAGATGGAAGAGGTAGGAGTTAGGCCAGATTTGATGGCCTATACAGTAATGATTGATGGTTATGGTCGTTCAGGGTTATTAAATCGAGCCTTTGATATGCTAAAATGTATGTTTGAGGCTGGATATGAACCTTCTGGTTACACCTATTCCGTTTTGATCAAACATTTGTCCCAAGGAGGACTTGATCTTAATATTGCTGACGTGTGGAAAGTAGTGAAATATGAAACTTTGCTTAAACTCTTGGATAAAATGGGGGAACATGGATGTCCTCCAAATACAAATGTTTTTAGTTCGCTTGCTATTGGACTCTGTAGAGAAGGACGCCTCGAGGAAGCTTCGAGGTTAGTTGATCATATGCAGAGTTGCGGAATGTCTTCTTGTGAAGATATATACACCTCAATGGTAAATTGTTGTTGCAAGTTGAGAATGTATGAGGATGCAGCAAGATTTCTTGGCACTATGCTTACACAAGGTTTTTTACCACGCTTAGAGTCGTACAAGCTCcttatatgtgggttgtatGATGATGGAAACAATGATAAAGCTAAGGCGATCTTTTTCCGGCTTCTTGATTGTGGGTACAATAATGATGAAGTAGCTTGGAAGCTTCTAATTGATGGGTTACTTAAGAGGGGACTTGTAGATAGATGTTCTGAGTTGTTGGATATTATGGAGAAAAATGGTTCTCGACTTAGTTCCCAAACATATTCATTGCTGCTAGAGGGACTCGATAGAACAGACAACAAATAA